The genomic window AGGAATGCTGTATGAGTGACGTATTAAAAGATGCTGGCTATCAAACAGGATATATCGGAAAATGGCACTTAGATTTATCAGAGAAGAATTTGTCTGAATCGCCTGAATCAGGAGCGGATGGATGGGATGCGTTTACGCCACCGGGACCAAAGCGACACGGCTTTGACTTTTGGTATTCTTACGGCGCTTGGGACCAACATTTATCTCCCCATTATTGGCAGGATACACCTGAAAAAATGAAAGTCAACCAGTGGTCAGTCGAGCACGAGACCGATGTGGCGCTTGATTTTATTAAGCGAAGAAATCCAGAGGAACCGTTTGCGTTGTTCGTGTCATGGAATCCACCGCACACGCCTTATGAGCAAGTCCCAGAGAAGTATAAGGAAATGTATGAAAATTTAAACGAACCCTTTAGAGAGAATGTGAATGCAGATACTTTTAAAGTGCATACAGGAGAGGAAATACGAGGTGGACTTGAGGAATTAGCTGAAAAGCGGAAGAACTATTTTGCGGCTGTGACCGGGATTGATGAAAACTTCGGACGGATTTTGGCAGCATTGAAAGAAGAGCAATTAGAGGAAGATACGATTGTCGTGTTGACTGCCGATCATGGGGAATTGATGGGCTCGCATGGACTGATGACGAAGCACGTCTGGTATGAGGAGTCGATTGGCGTTCCGTTTGCGATTCGCTGGCCAGGTCAGGTTGTTCCACAGACGACTGACGCCCTTTTAAATACGGTCGACATTATGCCGACGTTGCTTCAGATGGCAGGGCTACATGTTCCTGACACGGTCGAAGGCATTGACTTAACGCCAGTGTTGAAGGGGGAGGATGACGAGCAAGAGGCGGTGTTTTTATGTGCTTATCCAGGCAGAGTGCCAGCGATAGAGAAGTTTGAGAAGGCGCAGTTGGACCATTTAGCGTACGGCTGGCGTGCCGTCCGGACGAAGAACCACCTGTACGCAGTTCATCGCGGCTATGTGCCAGGCGAGCCGACCGTTCGCCTTTTACATGATCTAAAAAACGACCCGTATCAATTACAGCCAGTGGAAATCAGTGATGCTACAAGTGAGGAAACAGCCAAAGCGCTTGAAGATCAGCTGCTTCACTGGCTCACTGAACAAAATGACCCGATCCGCCATGAACTTAGAAATGTAAAGGCTTAACAGAAAAAGGAACCTGACACTGAATGGATAGGTGTCAGGTTCAGCTTGTTAACAACCGTCGTCTCTGTCGTTGCTTGACTCGCTCTTGAACGCTATGACAAACATTCTCAAATGGCGCTGAATGGTTTGAGAAGTGCTGAACGCCATCTGAACAAGAGTGTATACGAGGCTTGGAAAAAACTTGTTGGCAATCCAAAAAAAAGACCAACTAGAGCGGTTTAGTCGAGGATGGTTGCTTCCATCTTAATATCATTGCTGGGACTTTCTGCTCTATTATGAATGAGGAAATAATACGAGCCATCCTCAGGAATGGTAATGACATCGTGTTGGTCCAAGACGGGTTTGTCATCAAACCTTTGATCGGAATATTCCAGCATCCGCACTTCCAAGTCTCCACCAGTAAAATGATAATCGACCTCGACCCGATCTCCTGATTTAAGCGCATAGCCGCCAAAATTGTTATATTCGCCAGGCTGAATGTTCTCGTAGTGGTTAAAATATGTGCCATTTGAGGGGGTTTCTACGGCTAAATTCGATTCGTTTGCATAGAGGTTCGGTCCATTGTCCTCAGAAGACATGGCGTTTGTAGCAAAGACCGTCGCTGTCCCTAAGATGAGCACAAGAACGAGTATGAAGCGTATAAGTGAAAATTCTTTCATCTTCATCACTGACATCATCCTTTTTTAAAAATAGTAACAATAAAAACTTGTTCTATCAATTGATATAGAATCTATCATCGATGTATCTGTCCATTATATACGCTCTATCTCATCACCCGCATGTCTTGAACTAAGCCCCGTCAAGTAGACAGTGGAAATAACAAAATCGTTTAGTAGACTTAAGTCCAATCCCTTTTTATCGTATCTGAAAGCGTTTATTCGTCGAAGAAGTAAATGTTTATCTATTGCTTGAGGCGGCTAACTCTTTATTAAATGTTTGAAAAAATGAAATATGAATTGTGATTAAAGGTGACTTGAGTGGATGTCAATTACAGTTCCATAGTAGATAGGAGGTTGATGAAAAATGAAGAACCTGCTGAAAAAAAAGCCAGTGCTTGCCGCGTCCGCGTTCAGTGTGTTCATCCTCACGATCACTACGGTGTCCGTCGTTTCTTCGAATGCAAACATTGGGCTAATAGTTGACGGAAAAGAAGTGACACCAGATGTCACCCCGCAGATTATCGATGGCCGGGTCATGGTCCCTGTAAGATGGGTGAGCGAAGCTTTTGATACAGAGGTGGAATGGGATGAAGATCATCGCAATGTCATTATTCATCAAAATGAAGGCCCTTATGAAGCCACGACTCTCGAAGAAAAGTTACAGCAAGACTTGCCAGCGCCTTCAGAAGACATTCGTTTTGAGGACGCCAGTGATGAAGAGATTACTGCTTACTTAGAGGAAGCAGGGGACTGGCTGCTGAAATCGATCTTTGCCGCCTCGCCCACGTCTGGGGAGGATAAGGCGGAGCAGGAAAAGCAAGCAATCTTTGCCCATCTGAGCCCATTATTCACAGAGGATGTCATCGCTGATTATTTTCACCGTGGATACAAAAAAGAACATGCTATGTATATCAAGCAGGGTGTTGATATTCAAAGACTTGCAGACTATTATGATCAGCATGAAGTCAATGTAACGAAGGTCGAGGAAGGTGTCGTTGGCATTGAGGTAAAAGCCACGCTGACCGCTGAAGGCATCGTTTTAACACACCAATCCACCGTGCGTTATGATGAGCATGGTTTCGTGTTTGAGTCGTTTAACGCCTCTAGAAATTAATGTCTGTACGCCAGTCATATTTACGCGACATGAGAATGGCATGGTCTATGCTTCCACCGTTTTGAATATAGGTAAGTAAAAGCGGATGGGGGAATAGACGTGCAATATTATTATGGAAATCAAATGCCACTGCGTGTATTAGATGAAGCAGAGTTTTGGAAGCATCAAGAAGAAGAGCATACGGTCGTCATTCGAGAATTGGTCACTGATCTTGAAGAGCCTTATGTTGAAGCCTTAGAAGAATGGGAAAAAGCATTTGCGAAAACACATCAACGAACAGTTCGTTTTATTGAAACGGTCAATCGTTCTAAAGGACAAGTCTCACCGGCACTTTATCAAGACATCATGCAGCTGATCTCTTTTTGCTTGAAACAAAGTGAACAGTTTATTCGGTTTTG from Litoribacterium kuwaitense includes these protein-coding regions:
- a CDS encoding sulfatase family protein, producing MSDVLKDAGYQTGYIGKWHLDLSEKNLSESPESGADGWDAFTPPGPKRHGFDFWYSYGAWDQHLSPHYWQDTPEKMKVNQWSVEHETDVALDFIKRRNPEEPFALFVSWNPPHTPYEQVPEKYKEMYENLNEPFRENVNADTFKVHTGEEIRGGLEELAEKRKNYFAAVTGIDENFGRILAALKEEQLEEDTIVVLTADHGELMGSHGLMTKHVWYEESIGVPFAIRWPGQVVPQTTDALLNTVDIMPTLLQMAGLHVPDTVEGIDLTPVLKGEDDEQEAVFLCAYPGRVPAIEKFEKAQLDHLAYGWRAVRTKNHLYAVHRGYVPGEPTVRLLHDLKNDPYQLQPVEISDATSEETAKALEDQLLHWLTEQNDPIRHELRNVKA
- a CDS encoding copper amine oxidase N-terminal domain-containing protein, with product MKNLLKKKPVLAASAFSVFILTITTVSVVSSNANIGLIVDGKEVTPDVTPQIIDGRVMVPVRWVSEAFDTEVEWDEDHRNVIIHQNEGPYEATTLEEKLQQDLPAPSEDIRFEDASDEEITAYLEEAGDWLLKSIFAASPTSGEDKAEQEKQAIFAHLSPLFTEDVIADYFHRGYKKEHAMYIKQGVDIQRLADYYDQHEVNVTKVEEGVVGIEVKATLTAEGIVLTHQSTVRYDEHGFVFESFNASRN
- a CDS encoding DUF2935 domain-containing protein; protein product: MQYYYGNQMPLRVLDEAEFWKHQEEEHTVVIRELVTDLEEPYVEALEEWEKAFAKTHQRTVRFIETVNRSKGQVSPALYQDIMQLISFCLKQSEQFIRFCRQLLEQSEPIRINPTAKVVMNHIIAESEYFIGVAQTILYAS